In Terriglobia bacterium, a single window of DNA contains:
- a CDS encoding prolyl oligopeptidase family serine peptidase — protein sequence MAFLFLLTALLLPQNSIDGFVPGAYKKHGGMPYRLFIPQGYSPEKKYPIVIWLHGAGSAGTDNIGQISLDNKVGTHFWARPENQQKHPAFVLAPQSKAGWDNNESKGLSGELKQVLDILDIVRKTYSIDEARMYIAGQSNGGIGTWGLITKKPGLFAAAVPLCGAGNPKLAARAIGTAVWAFQGAKDDTIPPEYSRSMIAAMKLAGGTPRYTEYKDLGHEIWDRVFQEPELEDWLFAQHK from the coding sequence ATGGCATTTTTATTCCTGTTGACCGCGTTGCTTCTACCGCAGAACTCCATAGACGGATTTGTTCCCGGGGCTTACAAAAAGCACGGCGGGATGCCGTATCGCCTGTTCATACCGCAGGGCTACAGCCCGGAGAAGAAATATCCGATCGTGATCTGGCTCCATGGCGCCGGCAGCGCGGGCACCGACAACATCGGACAGATTTCGCTCGACAACAAAGTGGGAACCCATTTCTGGGCGCGTCCTGAAAACCAGCAGAAACATCCCGCTTTTGTCCTCGCTCCGCAATCCAAAGCCGGCTGGGACAACAACGAAAGCAAAGGTCTGAGCGGCGAGTTGAAACAGGTGCTCGACATATTAGATATCGTGCGAAAAACCTACAGCATTGACGAGGCCCGCATGTACATCGCCGGCCAGTCCAACGGAGGAATCGGCACCTGGGGACTCATTACGAAGAAACCCGGCCTGTTCGCCGCCGCCGTCCCGCTATGCGGCGCCGGAAATCCGAAACTCGCCGCGCGCGCCATCGGAACCGCGGTCTGGGCGTTCCAAGGAGCCAAAGATGACACGATCCCCCCGGAATATTCCCGCAGCATGATCGCGGCCATGAAACTGGCCGGCGGAACCCCCCGCTACACCGAATACAAAGACCTCGGCCACGAAATCTGGGACCGCGTGTTTCAGGAACCGGAGTTGGAAGACTGGCTTTTCGCCCAGCACAAGTAA
- the tssC gene encoding type VI secretion system contractile sheath large subunit: MSSEAPGSASAAQTTTLDKILIDGKMARDESQKAYAKDLIGEFVNQVIGEGMVVSHDTFASINSRIAQIDELISKQLNEIMHAPEFQQLEASWRGLNFLVSKSETGNRLKLRLMNISKKELLNDLEKATEFDQSELFKKIYEEEYGTFGGNPYGMIVGDYEFGRHPQDIALLEKISSVAAAAHAPFIAAASAKLFDMDSFTELGKPRDLAKLFESSELIKWRAFRESEDSRYVSLILPHALLRLPYGPKTKPVEEFAFVEEVSGRDHSKYLWGNAAWIISERITNAFSQYSWCAAIRGVEGGGLVQGLPTHTFMTDEGDIALKCPTEIAITDRREKELNDLGFITLCHCKGTDYAAFFGGQTTNKPKLYDTPQANANALVSSQLPYVLAASRFAHYLKAIMRDKIGSFNTKDNVSSFLNRWIAQYVLSDDNAIQAMKARFPLREARVDVYDVPGKPGAYRATVFLRPHFQLEELTASIRLVAELPPPAAA; encoded by the coding sequence ATGTCCAGCGAAGCTCCGGGCTCCGCCTCCGCGGCCCAAACGACGACTCTCGACAAGATCCTGATCGACGGCAAGATGGCGCGGGATGAATCCCAGAAGGCCTATGCCAAGGATCTGATCGGCGAGTTTGTGAATCAGGTCATCGGCGAGGGAATGGTTGTCAGTCACGACACGTTCGCCAGCATCAATTCCAGAATCGCCCAGATTGATGAACTGATCAGCAAGCAGCTCAATGAAATCATGCACGCCCCCGAGTTCCAGCAGCTGGAAGCCTCGTGGCGCGGCCTGAACTTCCTGGTTTCGAAGTCCGAAACCGGCAACCGGCTGAAGCTCCGGTTGATGAACATCTCGAAGAAAGAGCTTCTGAACGATCTCGAGAAGGCGACGGAGTTCGATCAGAGCGAGCTCTTTAAAAAGATTTACGAAGAAGAGTACGGTACGTTCGGCGGCAATCCGTATGGAATGATCGTCGGCGACTACGAATTCGGCCGCCATCCGCAGGACATCGCGCTGCTCGAGAAAATCTCCAGTGTCGCGGCCGCCGCACACGCTCCGTTCATTGCCGCGGCATCGGCGAAACTGTTTGACATGGACAGCTTTACTGAACTCGGCAAGCCGCGCGACCTGGCAAAGCTGTTCGAAAGCTCCGAACTGATCAAGTGGCGCGCGTTCCGCGAGTCGGAAGACTCGCGTTATGTTTCGCTGATTCTGCCGCACGCGCTTCTGCGCCTGCCCTATGGCCCGAAGACGAAGCCGGTCGAAGAATTCGCCTTCGTCGAAGAGGTCAGCGGAAGAGATCATTCGAAGTATCTCTGGGGCAACGCAGCCTGGATCATCTCCGAGCGCATCACGAACGCGTTTTCGCAGTACAGCTGGTGCGCGGCCATCCGCGGCGTCGAAGGCGGCGGACTGGTTCAGGGACTTCCGACCCATACCTTCATGACCGATGAAGGCGATATCGCGTTGAAGTGCCCGACCGAAATCGCGATCACGGACCGTCGTGAAAAGGAACTCAACGACCTCGGTTTCATCACGCTGTGCCACTGCAAGGGAACGGACTATGCCGCGTTCTTCGGCGGCCAGACGACCAACAAGCCGAAGCTCTACGACACGCCGCAGGCCAACGCCAACGCGCTGGTTTCCTCGCAGCTGCCTTACGTTCTGGCGGCCTCCCGCTTCGCGCATTATCTGAAGGCGATCATGCGGGACAAGATCGGCAGCTTCAATACGAAGGACAATGTCTCCTCGTTCTTGAATCGGTGGATCGCCCAGTACGTTCTTTCCGATGACAACGCCATCCAGGCCATGAAAGCGCGTTTTCCTTTGCGTGAAGCGCGGGTAGACGTCTACGATGTACCCGGTAAACCTGGAGCGTATCGCGCGACTGTGTTCTTGCGGCCTCACTTCCAGCTGGAAGAGCTTACCGCTTCCATCCGCCTGGTTGCAGAATTACCGCCTCCGGCCGCCGCGTAA
- the tssB gene encoding type VI secretion system contractile sheath small subunit, translating to MAESTQHKLDRVRPPRVQITYDVEVGDATQKKELPFIVGVLADLSGQPAQAPTKVKDRKFVEIDRDNFNDVLASIGPRAVFRVDNRLANDGSKLNVELKFSHIDDFNPTSVVKQVEPLRKLLEARQRLNDLLSKLDGNDKLDELLQEVVANSDGLKELQAQTAGGKE from the coding sequence ATGGCTGAAAGCACACAACACAAACTCGACCGTGTACGCCCTCCGCGGGTACAGATCACCTATGACGTAGAGGTTGGCGACGCCACCCAGAAAAAAGAACTTCCGTTCATTGTCGGCGTTCTCGCAGACCTCTCCGGGCAGCCTGCCCAGGCTCCGACGAAGGTCAAAGACCGCAAATTCGTAGAGATCGACCGCGACAACTTCAACGATGTTCTCGCTTCCATAGGTCCGCGCGCCGTATTCCGGGTCGATAACAGGCTTGCCAACGACGGCAGCAAACTCAACGTTGAGCTGAAGTTCAGCCACATTGACGATTTCAACCCCACCAGCGTCGTTAAACAGGTCGAACCGCTGCGCAAGTTGCTGGAGGCCCGCCAGCGTCTGAACGATCTATTGAGCAAGCTCGACGGCAACGACAAGCTGGACGAATTGCTTCAGGAAGTCGTCGCCAACAGCGACGGGTTGAAGGAACTGCAAGCTCAGACGGCAGGAGGTAAAGAATAA